The following proteins are co-located in the Gloeocapsa sp. PCC 7428 genome:
- a CDS encoding B12-binding domain-containing radical SAM protein → MKALLLYPQFPQSFWSYDRCMEIAGLKAVIPPLGIITVAALLPQDWEVRFCDRNVNLETEADWEWCDLVIISAMLVQKPDFLALIQKAVRLGKKVAVGGPYPTSVPQDALDAGAHYLVLDEGEMTVPQFLEALTQGKAQGIFRSIEKPDVTLSPMPRFDLLQRDAYFMMAIQFSRGCPFNCEFCDIISLYGRKPRTKEPNQTIAELQALYDLGWRGSLFIVDDNFIGNQRNVKRFLRELIPWVKQHNYPFTFMTEASVNLAEDDELLHLMSEAGFYAVFLGIETPDQDSLQVTRKLQNTRNPLVEACRKINQAGMLIYAGFILGFDGERSGAGQRIQAFVEQTGIPQPMLGILQALPNTALWNRLQQEQRLIADNGMTPVGDQNNLMNFVPTRPISEIAKEYTEGFWTLYDPANYLRRCLQQCLSIGSLTGRKQTMQFPSGKGLRLVAQLLWHQGIRRSEIRMQFWQQLWIILRRKPQVLNMYLGLCAAGEHFWEYRVLARERITQQLGYDPLQAMLPEQEPMLVNT, encoded by the coding sequence ATGAAAGCGTTGTTGCTTTATCCTCAGTTTCCCCAGTCCTTTTGGTCTTACGATCGCTGCATGGAAATCGCAGGACTCAAAGCGGTCATTCCACCACTCGGAATCATTACAGTCGCAGCACTACTACCGCAAGATTGGGAAGTTAGATTTTGCGATCGCAACGTCAATCTTGAAACTGAAGCTGATTGGGAATGGTGCGATCTGGTCATTATTTCGGCGATGTTAGTGCAGAAGCCGGATTTTCTTGCCCTCATTCAAAAAGCAGTGCGATTAGGCAAAAAAGTCGCTGTCGGTGGACCTTATCCGACATCTGTTCCGCAAGACGCGCTTGACGCTGGCGCGCATTATCTAGTTTTAGACGAAGGGGAAATGACGGTTCCCCAATTTCTTGAAGCGCTAACGCAAGGCAAAGCACAGGGAATCTTTCGCTCAATTGAAAAACCAGACGTCACCCTTAGCCCAATGCCCCGCTTTGATTTGCTACAGCGGGATGCTTACTTCATGATGGCGATTCAATTTTCTCGCGGTTGTCCGTTCAACTGCGAGTTTTGCGACATTATCTCGCTGTATGGTCGCAAACCACGCACCAAGGAACCAAACCAGACTATAGCAGAATTACAAGCACTTTATGATTTAGGCTGGCGAGGGTCACTCTTTATTGTTGACGACAACTTTATTGGCAATCAGCGTAATGTCAAACGCTTTTTACGCGAATTGATTCCTTGGGTAAAGCAGCACAACTATCCATTCACCTTTATGACCGAAGCGTCGGTAAATTTAGCAGAAGATGATGAATTACTCCATCTCATGAGTGAAGCAGGCTTCTATGCAGTTTTTCTTGGTATTGAAACACCCGATCAAGATAGTCTGCAAGTGACGCGTAAACTGCAAAATACTCGCAATCCATTAGTCGAAGCCTGTCGCAAAATTAATCAAGCAGGTATGCTGATTTATGCAGGGTTTATCCTTGGCTTTGATGGAGAACGTTCGGGTGCAGGTCAACGAATACAAGCATTTGTTGAACAAACAGGTATTCCTCAACCTATGTTAGGTATTTTGCAAGCATTACCTAATACTGCGTTGTGGAACCGACTTCAGCAAGAGCAACGTTTAATTGCGGATAATGGTATGACTCCTGTAGGGGATCAGAATAACTTGATGAATTTTGTCCCTACTCGCCCTATTAGTGAAATTGCGAAAGAGTATACCGAAGGCTTTTGGACATTGTATGACCCTGCGAATTATCTCAGACGCTGTTTGCAGCAATGTCTCAGTATCGGTTCACTTACAGGGCGGAAGCAGACAATGCAATTTCCTTCTGGTAAGGGATTGCGACTTGTTGCCCAGTTGTTGTGGCATCAGGGCATACGGCGATCTGAAATTAGGATGCAGTTTTGGCAACAACTCTGGATAATTCTACGCAGAAAACCGCAAGTTCTCAATATGTATTTAGGTTTATGTGCTGCTGGAGAGCATTTTTGGGAGTATCGCGTTTTAGCCAGAGAACGGATTACTCAACAGTTAGGGTACGATCCATTGCAAGCTATGCTACCTGAGCAAGAACCAATGTTAGTAAACACTTAG
- a CDS encoding fasciclin domain-containing protein — MADIVDTAVKAGSFDTLVTAIKAANLVDTLKGAGPFTVFAPTDEAFAKLPKGTVDALLKDIPKLKKILTYHVVSGKVMAADVVKLKSATTVEGSDVKIDASNGVKVNDATVATPDVAADNGVIHVIDTVLLPA; from the coding sequence TTGGCTGACATTGTTGATACTGCCGTTAAGGCTGGTTCGTTTGATACCCTAGTTACTGCAATCAAAGCTGCTAATTTAGTAGATACTTTAAAAGGCGCGGGTCCATTCACCGTCTTTGCACCTACAGATGAAGCATTCGCTAAGCTTCCTAAAGGTACAGTAGATGCATTACTTAAGGACATTCCCAAGCTCAAGAAAATCTTGACTTATCATGTCGTTTCAGGCAAGGTAATGGCGGCTGATGTGGTCAAGCTAAAGTCAGCTACCACCGTTGAAGGATCAGATGTGAAAATTGATGCTTCTAATGGTGTTAAGGTAAACGATGCCACCGTTGCAACACCGGATGTCGCTGCTGATAATGGTGTTATTCACGTCATTGACACAGTTTTACTTCCTGCGTAA
- a CDS encoding VWA domain-containing protein — protein sequence MKVFIQPALNDANLDATQTNSQRQLAIAIAADTQTDFEFDRSVPLNLCLILDHSGSMKGHPLETVKQAANGLVDRLTPGVDRLSVVVFDHRAKVLVPSQIVDDPESIKRQIKRLSAAGGTAIDEGMRLGIEELAKGKKESISQAFLLTDGENEHGDNQRCLKFAELAASYNLTLNTLGFGDHWNQDILEQIADAGGGTLSYIEQPEQAVDEFSRLFNRISTVGLTNAYLLFSLMPKVRLAELKPIAQVAPDTIELPVQQEADGRFAVRLGDLMKVQRVILTNLYIGQLPEGRSAIAQLQVRYDDPGMNRTGLLSETIPVVINVTRAYQPAINSQVQTHILALAKYRQTQLAETKLQQGDRAGAATMLQTAAKTALQMGDKGAATVLQTSATRLQAGEELSQSDRKKTRIVSKTILQE from the coding sequence ATGAAGGTTTTTATTCAACCGGCACTGAATGATGCTAATTTAGATGCAACTCAAACCAATAGTCAACGGCAGTTAGCGATCGCGATCGCTGCGGATACGCAAACTGACTTTGAGTTCGATCGCAGTGTACCACTCAATCTCTGTCTGATTCTCGACCACAGCGGTTCGATGAAAGGACATCCCCTCGAAACTGTAAAACAAGCAGCAAATGGACTTGTCGATCGCCTGACTCCTGGAGTTGATCGCTTAAGCGTTGTCGTTTTCGATCACCGTGCCAAAGTTTTAGTTCCGAGTCAAATTGTTGACGATCCCGAAAGCATCAAACGGCAAATCAAGCGCCTCTCAGCCGCTGGGGGAACTGCAATTGATGAAGGAATGCGACTAGGAATCGAAGAACTTGCTAAGGGTAAAAAAGAGTCCATTTCCCAAGCATTTTTATTAACCGATGGTGAAAATGAACACGGTGACAATCAACGCTGTCTCAAATTTGCAGAACTTGCGGCAAGTTACAATCTCACACTTAATACTTTAGGTTTTGGCGACCACTGGAATCAAGATATTTTAGAGCAAATTGCAGATGCTGGTGGTGGTACTTTATCGTATATTGAGCAACCTGAACAAGCTGTTGATGAGTTTAGTCGTTTGTTTAACCGCATCTCAACGGTGGGATTAACAAATGCTTATTTGCTATTTTCACTGATGCCGAAAGTGCGCCTTGCGGAACTTAAACCGATCGCCCAAGTTGCACCGGATACGATTGAGTTACCAGTTCAACAAGAAGCTGATGGACGCTTTGCGGTTCGTTTAGGAGATTTGATGAAAGTACAGCGTGTTATCTTGACCAACTTGTACATTGGACAGTTACCTGAAGGTAGAAGCGCGATCGCGCAATTGCAAGTCCGCTATGACGATCCTGGAATGAATCGCACAGGATTACTTTCAGAAACGATCCCTGTGGTAATTAACGTAACGCGCGCGTATCAACCCGCGATCAATTCACAAGTGCAAACGCACATCTTGGCATTAGCAAAATATCGCCAAACGCAACTTGCCGAGACAAAACTCCAACAAGGCGATCGCGCAGGCGCAGCCACAATGCTACAAACCGCAGCCAAAACCGCATTACAAATGGGCGACAAAGGCGCGGCGACTGTATTACAAACCTCTGCAACGCGATTACAAGCCGGAGAAGAACTTTCACAAAGCGATCGCAAGAAAACGCGGATCGTTTCTAAAACTATATTGCAGGAGTAA
- a CDS encoding ATP-dependent Clp protease proteolytic subunit, which yields MESPIKAVQAPYYGDNFYRTPPPDLPSLLLKERIVYLGMPLVPAVTELLIAELLYLQSEDPDKPIRVYINSTGTSGYSGELVGFETEAFAIYDTMKYIKPPIHTICIGMAMGMSAMLLSAGTKGCRASLPHATIVLHQPKSYAQGQASDIQIRAKEVLANKAAMLDILASTTGQAREKIEKDMDRIFYISPEHAVEYGLIDRVLTKEDLASPQLPAGII from the coding sequence ATGGAATCACCCATCAAGGCTGTTCAAGCGCCCTACTATGGCGATAACTTCTACCGTACACCGCCCCCCGACTTACCTTCCTTGCTACTCAAGGAACGAATTGTTTACTTAGGGATGCCGTTAGTCCCTGCGGTGACAGAATTACTTATTGCCGAACTACTATACCTCCAGTCAGAAGATCCCGACAAGCCGATTCGAGTTTACATTAACTCGACAGGTACTTCAGGTTACAGTGGCGAACTTGTTGGTTTTGAAACCGAAGCTTTTGCGATCTATGACACGATGAAGTACATCAAGCCCCCGATCCATACAATCTGTATTGGAATGGCGATGGGGATGTCTGCGATGTTACTCAGTGCGGGAACAAAAGGCTGTCGCGCTAGCTTACCTCATGCGACGATCGTACTGCATCAACCAAAGAGCTATGCTCAAGGTCAAGCAAGTGATATTCAAATTCGCGCCAAAGAAGTGCTAGCGAATAAAGCTGCAATGCTCGATATCTTAGCAAGCACGACTGGTCAAGCCCGCGAAAAAATCGAAAAAGATATGGACCGGATATTCTATATATCTCCTGAACACGCTGTAGAGTACGGTTTAATTGATCGCGTGTTGACAAAAGAAGATCTCGCGAGTCCTCAACTTCCCGCAGGAATTATTTAG
- a CDS encoding ATP-dependent Clp protease proteolytic subunit: MPIGVPKVPYRMPGEAYTQWIDIYNRLYRERIIFLGRDVDDEIANQIIAVMLYLDSEDPGKDIYLYINSPGGMVTSGMAIYDTMQHIKSDVVTICVGLAASMGSFLLAAGTKGKRLALPHSRIMIHQPSGGTRGQATDIEIEAREILRIRHQLNQIYADNTGQPLEKIEKDMDRDFFMSAEEAKQYGLIDKVIEERP; this comes from the coding sequence ATGCCAATTGGCGTTCCTAAAGTCCCCTATCGGATGCCAGGGGAAGCTTATACACAGTGGATTGACATTTACAATCGCCTCTACCGCGAACGTATTATTTTCCTAGGTAGAGATGTCGATGACGAAATTGCGAACCAAATCATCGCGGTAATGTTGTATCTGGATTCCGAAGATCCAGGTAAGGATATTTACCTTTACATCAACTCGCCTGGTGGGATGGTGACATCGGGTATGGCAATCTACGACACAATGCAGCACATCAAATCAGATGTCGTAACAATTTGCGTCGGTTTAGCCGCCTCAATGGGATCTTTCTTGCTAGCTGCTGGAACTAAGGGTAAACGACTTGCATTACCCCACTCGCGAATCATGATTCACCAACCTTCTGGTGGAACGCGCGGACAAGCAACCGATATCGAAATCGAAGCGCGAGAAATTCTCCGAATTCGCCACCAGTTAAACCAGATTTATGCTGATAATACTGGTCAGCCACTAGAAAAAATTGAAAAAGACATGGATCGTGACTTTTTCATGTCGGCTGAAGAAGCGAAGCAATACGGTTTGATTGATAAAGTGATTGAAGAAAGACCGTAG